The Leucobacter viscericola genome includes a window with the following:
- a CDS encoding DUF7507 domain-containing protein, producing MLVSAVVGGGALVITPSAAMADAGDVLTVSDALYNTPYGSELFMEQFASVTDTDDNGLVTVGDLIDFTFVVTNTGNAQVDSIAVEQASGGAVDCPSTTLAPMEQMTCKAVAPYVVTDDDFEKGLVENSATATGASATNSSIRTGQSVARIETGAPVPTVPVNSGSLSLSKAIRGGTLWYDGDTPKTPSHNTVVSTVRFLAVNNGTEALSEVVLTDQVKVGDAVTDMGCYFPDDDENEVPGTFNDATQTWSVRWEASFGENPVLWEPGAMIMCSAVLWPAEGANQHADIATIQARVPGTPEEPSTPGEPGDPSTPGEPSDPSTPGEPGEPSTPGEPGDPSTPGEPGVPSTPGEPGDPSTPGEPGDPSTPGEPGEPGEPSTPDEPGDPSTPDEPGEPSTPGEPGEPSTPDEPGKPSTPGEPSTPNEPSTPVTPANPSAPKDETTPSSNGATASAEQLALTGGNLQLVWWEVAGGIVLLGFGATLMMRRKSQKQS from the coding sequence GTGCTGGTGTCGGCTGTTGTTGGCGGGGGCGCACTTGTGATTACCCCGTCTGCCGCTATGGCAGATGCCGGAGATGTTCTGACAGTATCGGATGCGCTGTATAACACGCCGTACGGTTCGGAACTGTTCATGGAGCAGTTCGCCTCCGTGACCGACACAGACGACAACGGGCTGGTCACCGTGGGCGACCTGATCGATTTCACGTTCGTGGTCACAAACACGGGCAATGCTCAGGTCGACTCGATCGCGGTGGAGCAGGCCAGTGGTGGCGCGGTGGATTGCCCGTCAACGACGTTGGCCCCGATGGAGCAGATGACCTGCAAAGCTGTCGCGCCATACGTTGTGACAGATGACGACTTTGAAAAGGGCCTCGTTGAGAACTCGGCGACGGCAACCGGAGCATCGGCCACAAACTCGAGCATTCGCACCGGGCAATCGGTTGCGCGGATTGAAACTGGCGCACCCGTCCCAACTGTTCCGGTCAACTCGGGCTCACTGAGCCTGTCCAAGGCAATTCGTGGCGGAACCCTCTGGTATGACGGTGATACCCCGAAGACGCCGTCGCACAACACCGTGGTCTCCACGGTACGTTTCTTGGCGGTGAACAACGGCACCGAGGCACTGTCCGAGGTTGTGCTCACTGACCAGGTAAAGGTCGGCGATGCAGTCACCGACATGGGATGCTACTTCCCTGACGATGACGAAAATGAGGTGCCGGGAACATTCAACGACGCGACTCAGACGTGGTCTGTTCGCTGGGAAGCCTCTTTCGGTGAGAACCCGGTGCTGTGGGAGCCCGGTGCGATGATCATGTGCTCCGCAGTTCTTTGGCCGGCCGAGGGCGCGAACCAGCACGCTGACATCGCCACCATCCAGGCACGTGTGCCAGGCACACCTGAAGAGCCTTCTACGCCGGGTGAGCCAGGCGATCCATCCACACCGGGTGAGCCGAGCGATCCCTCCACACCAGGCGAACCGGGCGAACCGTCCACACCGGGCGAACCGGGCGATCCCTCCACACCAGGCGAACCGGGCGTTCCATCCACACCAGGTGAACCGGGCGATCCCTCCACACCGGGCGAACCGGGCGATCCCTCCACACCGGGCGAGCCAGGCGAGCCAGGCGAACCATCCACACCAGATGAACCAGGCGATCCATCCACACCAGATGAACCAGGCGAACCCTCCACACCAGGCGAGCCAGGCGAACCATCCACACCAGATGAGCCAGGCAAGCCCTCCACACCGGGCGAACCGTCCACACCCAACGAGCCGTCCACACCGGTCACACCGGCCAACCCGTCCGCGCCGAAGGACGAGACAACCCCGTCCTCCAATGGCGCCACGGCGTCAGCTGAGCAGCTCGCGTTGACCGGCGGAAACCTTCAGCTGGTCTGGTGGGAAGTTGCTGGCGGTATCGTTCTACTCGGATTCGGAGCAACCTTGATGATGCGCCGCAAGTCGCAAAAACAGTCGTAA